In Maniola jurtina chromosome 2, ilManJurt1.1, whole genome shotgun sequence, the following proteins share a genomic window:
- the LOC123872705 gene encoding splicing factor 3B subunit 6 — MALALQRRANVRLPPEVNRILYIRNLPYKISAEEMYDIFGKYGAIRQIRVGNTPETRGTAFVVYEDIFDAKNACDHLSGFNVCNRYLVVLYYRSNKAFKGMDIEKKQEELDTLKKKYGISTEELRK, encoded by the exons ATGGCATTAGCCCTTCAAAGACGGGCAAAC gtgAGGCTTCCACCGGAAGTTAATAGAATTCTATACATAAGAAATTTACCATATAAAATATCAGCGGAAGAAATGTACGATATATTTGGTAAATATGGAGCAATAAGGCAAATTCGTGT TGGCAATACACCTGAGACCAGAGGCACAGCGTTTGTGGTGTATGAAGACATATTTGATGCTAAAAATGCATGTGATCATTTATCTGGATTCAATGTCTGCAACAGATATTTAGTTGTGTTATATTATAGATCTAACAAAGCATTTAAGGGTATGGATATAGAAAAGAAACAAGAGGAACTAGAtactttaaaaaagaaatatggTATATCAACAGAGGAACTTCGTAAATGA
- the LOC123872712 gene encoding carboxylesterase 4A-like → MDGEPEALSDTATNCNLASASETLSDNNNYQAKLDSLEKKAVHLRLTLEKDFKAADLKWSLFVAAAFSFRYESCLRPFPPIFMKNGIKDMDELLSLITDVPALDLVLQQLDSLENLSDITDILDLLFYVLVRLKEPSLKTMPQEAHEAILTSTQSLLPVSKPQYIFQVVSTCKSSAELKWKELSKNRRVFYAYHGNRLENFYSILYFGLQHHLHKTNVTGSGVNLSSELSASLPYSHGGFGWGASCIGGHLSCVAMCEVIDVPEGINYQVNQVTNEGDGVYKEVKTSAAEAEARTNSSFVVTNCDLIRVRYLLVYAKQPTSMRFPTTSSNREAGGLRHWLAQHKLFSILLGYGLMLATIGFANNQPMHYYYKILLKKIDMAISNGKSPERHSGWRRTLFAHRMPPRCRQSANESEHYKEDCLYLNIWTPRRVDGKLQPVLIILYSNSWTQNGITLPCQELAAEGIVVVTVAYRLHILAFFTLKSIKARGNLALLDQYMALLWVRENIVAFGGDPNTITLLGHSAGADSVLYHIVSPRTVGMFQRAIIMSPNNIWKAVGKEGENSYSTENMSQRLIKSLNCLRDTENEILQCLRTRSVSDIFNSIPNNWTNVIQPIADNFLPDKEQYLPSSLSTALGTSKLPNIQLDVLLGTTDLEAITYDYNYEDLARRGPDSLYEHASVTIIQEILRLLSIDRPETLPLLAQAIRWEFLGPKTRTKSEGEIMKLIETVARMESSAKWGAGCAVLAAKLARRISHLFVYRYSRATDIDLSGRKLNFTGATHGAELLALLGNALMLQVARRPSSQNEKQLSIQFRKYIINFVKFGSPDNLNEWPRYMVGESYIHEICKKEDSNCNKYKTSKEIAFWLQYLPRLFSTLTSNEQIEKDEKRLHGGVLAMCGVSISLLLLLCASVVILNRWRSRRPLDIDEHETN, encoded by the exons ATGGATGGAGAGCCAGAAGCATTATCAGATACAGCTACAAATTGTAATTTGGCATCAGCTTCGGAAACTttatctgataataataactatcaaGCAAAACTAGACTCCTTAGAGAAAAAAGCTGTGCATTTAAG ACTAACGCTAGAAAAAGATTTTAAGGCGGCTGATTTAAAATGGAGTTTGTTTGTAGCGGCAGCTTTTAGCTTCAGATACGAAAGCTGCCTCAGACCCTTTCCCcccatttttatgaaaaatggaATTAAAGACATGGACGAATTG CTGAGTTTGATCACTGACGTGCCAGCTTTAGATTTGGTTTTACAACAATTGGACAGTCTTGAAAATTTGAGCGATATAACCGACATCCTTGATTTATTATTCTACGTTCTTGTAAGACTAAAAGAACCTAGCTTAAAAACTATGCCGCAAGAAGCT CATGAAGCCATTTTAACAAGTACACAATCATTGCTGCCAGTTTCTAAACCACAGTACATCTTTCAAGTTGTCAGTACGTGCAAATCTAGTGCGGAATTGAAATGGAAAGAGTTATCGAAAAACCGTAGGGTGTTTTATGCTTACCACGGAAATCGCCTCGAAAATTTTTACAGTATTTTATACTTTGGGTTGCAACATCACTTACATAAG ACAAACGTAACGGGTAGCGGTGTAAATCTTTCCTCGGAACTAAGTGCAAGTTTGCCGTATAGTCATGGAGGGTTTGGCTGGGGAGCTAGTTGCATTGGAGGTCACCTGTCTTGTGTGGCGATGTGTGAAGTTATCGACGTTCCTGAGGGAATCAATTACCAAGTAAACCAAGTCACAAATGAAG GGGATGGTGTGTACAAAGAAGTTAAGACGTCAGCTGCTGAAGCAGAGGCTCGCACTAATTCCAGTTTTGTTGTCACAAATTGCGATTTAATTCGAGTTCGATATTTACTGGTTTATGCCAAACAACCAACGTCGATGAGATTTCCGACCACGAGTTCGAATAGAGAAG ctgGTGGTCTACGACATTGGCTCGCTCAACACAAGCTATTTTCGATTCTTCTTGGTTATGGATTAATGCTGGCGACCATAGGTTTTGCAAATAATCAACCTAtgcattattattacaaaattctTTTGAAGAAAATAGACATGGCAATAAGTAATGGTAAA TCCCCGGAAAGGCACTCGGGTTGGAGAAGAACTTTATTCGCTCATCGCATGCCTCCACGTTGTCGTCAATCTGCTAATGAAAGCGAGCATTACAAGGAAGACTGTCTCTACCTTAATATATGGACGCCACGG CGAGTAGATGGCAAATTACAACCAGTATTGATTATATTGTACAGTAATTCATGGACTCAAAATGGAATAACATTGCCATGCCAAGAATTGGCCGCAGAGGGCATCGTCGTAGTGACGGTAGCATATAGACTTCATATTCTGGCCTTCTTTACGCTAAAATCTATTAAGGCACGAGGAAATCTAGCCTTATTGGACCAGTACATGGCTTTACTTTGGGTACGAGAAAATATTGTTGCATTTGGTGGTGATCCTAATACAATCACTTTATTAGGACATTCTGCTGGTGCAGATAGTGTTCTTTATCATATTGTTTCGCCTCGAACGGTCG GAATGTTTCAACGTGCTATAATTATGTCACCGAACAATATCTGGAAAGCGGTAGGGAAGGAAGGCGAGAATAGTTATTCAACTGAAAATATGTCTCAAAGATTGATCAAATCTTTAAATTGCTTACGTGACACAGAAAATGAAATACTTCAATGCTTGAGAACTCGGTCTGTATCGGacatattcaattcaattccg AACAACTGGACAAATGTAATTCAACCCATTGCGGATAATTTCTTACCCGATAAGGAGCAATATTTACCATCTTCTTTATCCACTGCCTTAGGGACATCAAAATTACCAAACATCCAACTGGATGTCCTCCTTGGAACAACTGACCTGGAAGCCATAACATACG ATTATAATTATGAAGACTTGGCACGTCGAGGTCCAGACTCACTTTACGAGCACGCGAGTGTGACAATCATTCAGGAAATCCTGCGCCTGTTGTCCATAGACCGACCAGAAACATTGCCACTC CTTGCACAGGCAATACGTTGGGAATTCCTAGGTCCGAAAACGCGTACGAAAAGTGAGGgtgaaattatgaaattaataGAAACCGTTGCAAGAATGGAGAGCTCAGCTAAATGGGGTGCCGGTTGTGCTGTTCTAGCAGCTAAACTTGCTCGGCGAATTTCTCATCTCTTTGTCTATCGCTACTCGCGCGCAACTGATATAGACCTAAGTGGCCGAAAGCTTAATTTTACAg GTGCAACTCACGGTGCCGAATTATTAGCGCTGCTAGGAAACGCTTTGATGCTCCAAGTTGCCCGGCGACcttcatctcagaatgagaaacaGTTATCTATACAGTTTAGGAAgtacattattaattttgttaaatttgG gtcaCCAGATAATTTAAACGAATGGCCGCGATATATGGTGGGGGAATCTTATATTCATGAAATATGCAAAAAAGAAGACTCCAATTGCAATAAGTATAAAACCAGCAAAGAAATCGCTTTTTGGCTTCAATATTTACCCCGGTTATTTTCTACACTTACGTCGAATGAGCAAATAGAAAAAG aTGAAAAACGACTGCATGGTGGAGTATTAGCAATGTGTGGCGTTTCCATCTCGCTATTGCTTTTATTGTGCGCTAGTGTAGTCATTTTAAATAGATGGCGTTCTCGAAGACCTTTGGATATTGATGAACATGaaactaattaa